Proteins from a single region of Bombus huntii isolate Logan2020A chromosome 2, iyBomHunt1.1, whole genome shotgun sequence:
- the LOC126878122 gene encoding protein ABHD18 isoform X3 encodes MPRSRLDAVYRSILLTKFFTKGWGSPHNLKRIFEFRRLLANRETCYKLIPRDYPVNITKDEEWSDCHIIEGCFESPFNKHLPDIMPYETITAHFQLVLPPKWHSHKVKPICLHLAGTGDHFFWRRRNLIAKPLLKESGIASLLLENPFYGSRKPQNQIRSCLHNVCDIFIMGGCLIMESIVLLNWCEQQGFGPLGLTGLSMGGHMASLAATNWPKPIPLIPCLSWSTASPVFTQGVMSASINWTLLENQYFENEQYQNDLAKMVKIIGKEDAFLAGQHFAQHYPSSMKRVNELNHMSDNTTEDVHTTTASETVINNKVHNDCDSQNQDNTLKNQVAEEKAARIFPLNILSNKFGFKDLNTLKVPRHPLFSDCKWREREALQFMCGIMDECTHLKNFEVPVDTELIIAVCARNDAYVPRDNCMSLDKIWPGAEIRYIDAGHVSAYLLHQKVFRSTIVEAFERSMKKYPMQVS; translated from the exons GTAGTCCTCACAATCTTAAAAG gATTTTTGAATTTAGAAGACTCCTTGCCAACAGAGAAACATGTTATAAACTTATACCCCGTGACTATCCAGTTAACATAACTAag gATGAAGAATGGTCAGATTGCCATATCATAGAAGGATGTTTTGAAAGTCCATTCAATAAACACCTCCCTGATATAATGCCTTATGAGACAATAACTGCACATTTCCAATTAGTACTACCACCAAAATGGCATTCCCATAAAGTAAAACCCATTTGTTTACATCTTGCTGGTACAGGAGATCAT TTCTTTTGGAGGAGAAGAAATCTAATTGCCAAACCACTACTAAAAGAATCAGGAATTGCATCTTTGTTATTGGAAAATCCATTTTATGGTTCAAGGAAACCACAGAATCAAAT ACGATCTTGTTTACATAATGTATGTGACATCTTTATCATGGGAGGGTGTTTAATAATGGAATCAATTGTTTTACTAAATTGGTGCGAGCAACAAGGTTTTGGACCTTTAGGATTGACAGGCTTATCAATGGGTGGTCAT ATGGCTTCATTAGCAGCGACTAACTGGCCGAAACCAATTCCATTAATCCCTTGCCTTTCATGGTCAACAGCATCACCAGTATTTACTCAAGGTGTAATGAGTGCTTCGATTAATTGGACGCTTTTAGAAAAccaatattttgaaaatgaaCAATATCAAAATGATCTTGCCAAAATGGTGAAAATTATTGGTAAAGAA GATGCGTTTTTAGCTGGCCAACATTTTGCACAGCATTATCCTTCAAGTATGAAAAGAGTTAATGAATTAAATCATATGTCTGACAATACTACCGAAGATGTACATACTACAACTGCCTCTGAAACTGTGATTAATAATAAAGTACATAACGACTGTGATTCGCAAAACCAAGACAATACTCTGAAGAATCAAGTTGCTGAGGAAAAAGCAGCAAGGATATTTCCTTTAAACATTTTATCAAACAAATTTGGATTTAAAGATTTAAATACACTTAAAG TTCCAAGACATCCGTTATTTTCGGATTGTAAATGGCGCGAACGAGAAGCATTGCAATTTATGTGCGGAATAATGGACGAATGTAcgcatttaaaaaattttgaagTGCCTGTTGATACTGAACTGATTATTGCTGTCTGTGCAAGGAATGATGCGTACGTCCCACGTGATAATTGTATGAGCTTGGATAAAATCTGGCCAGGAGCTGAAATTCGGTACATAGATGCTGGACATGTATCTGCCTATCTTCTTCATCAGAAAGTATTTAG GTCTACTATAGTAGAAGCGTTTGAGCGATCAATGAAAAAATATCCTATGCAAGTCAGCTGA
- the LOC126878122 gene encoding protein ABHD18 isoform X1 produces the protein MPRSRLDAVYRSILLTKFFTKGWGSPHNLKRIFEFRRLLANRETCYKLIPRDYPVNITKDEEWSDCHIIEGCFESPFNKHLPDIMPYETITAHFQLVLPPKWHSHKVKPICLHLAGTGDHFFWRRRNLIAKPLLKESGIASLLLENPFYGSRKPQNQIRSCLHNVCDIFIMGGCLIMESIVLLNWCEQQGFGPLGLTGLSMGGHMASLAATNWPKPIPLIPCLSWSTASPVFTQGVMSASINWTLLENQYFENEQYQNDLAKMVKIIGKEDAFLAGQHFAQHYPSSMKRVNELNHMSDNTTEDVHTTTASETVINNKVHNDCDSQNQDNTLKNQVAEEKAARIFPLNILSNKFGFKDLNTLKVLNAKFTKAWFGTSTFIARFALAIGICLLPVPRHPLFSDCKWREREALQFMCGIMDECTHLKNFEVPVDTELIIAVCARNDAYVPRDNCMSLDKIWPGAEIRYIDAGHVSAYLLHQKVFRSTIVEAFERSMKKYPMQVS, from the exons GTAGTCCTCACAATCTTAAAAG gATTTTTGAATTTAGAAGACTCCTTGCCAACAGAGAAACATGTTATAAACTTATACCCCGTGACTATCCAGTTAACATAACTAag gATGAAGAATGGTCAGATTGCCATATCATAGAAGGATGTTTTGAAAGTCCATTCAATAAACACCTCCCTGATATAATGCCTTATGAGACAATAACTGCACATTTCCAATTAGTACTACCACCAAAATGGCATTCCCATAAAGTAAAACCCATTTGTTTACATCTTGCTGGTACAGGAGATCAT TTCTTTTGGAGGAGAAGAAATCTAATTGCCAAACCACTACTAAAAGAATCAGGAATTGCATCTTTGTTATTGGAAAATCCATTTTATGGTTCAAGGAAACCACAGAATCAAAT ACGATCTTGTTTACATAATGTATGTGACATCTTTATCATGGGAGGGTGTTTAATAATGGAATCAATTGTTTTACTAAATTGGTGCGAGCAACAAGGTTTTGGACCTTTAGGATTGACAGGCTTATCAATGGGTGGTCAT ATGGCTTCATTAGCAGCGACTAACTGGCCGAAACCAATTCCATTAATCCCTTGCCTTTCATGGTCAACAGCATCACCAGTATTTACTCAAGGTGTAATGAGTGCTTCGATTAATTGGACGCTTTTAGAAAAccaatattttgaaaatgaaCAATATCAAAATGATCTTGCCAAAATGGTGAAAATTATTGGTAAAGAA GATGCGTTTTTAGCTGGCCAACATTTTGCACAGCATTATCCTTCAAGTATGAAAAGAGTTAATGAATTAAATCATATGTCTGACAATACTACCGAAGATGTACATACTACAACTGCCTCTGAAACTGTGATTAATAATAAAGTACATAACGACTGTGATTCGCAAAACCAAGACAATACTCTGAAGAATCAAGTTGCTGAGGAAAAAGCAGCAAGGATATTTCCTTTAAACATTTTATCAAACAAATTTGGATTTAAAGATTTAAATACACTTAAAG TGTTAAATGCTAAATTTACAAAAGCATGGTTTGGTACAAGCACGTTTATAGCACGTTTTGCTTTGGCAATAGGTATTTGTTTGTTACCAGTTCCAAGACATCCGTTATTTTCGGATTGTAAATGGCGCGAACGAGAAGCATTGCAATTTATGTGCGGAATAATGGACGAATGTAcgcatttaaaaaattttgaagTGCCTGTTGATACTGAACTGATTATTGCTGTCTGTGCAAGGAATGATGCGTACGTCCCACGTGATAATTGTATGAGCTTGGATAAAATCTGGCCAGGAGCTGAAATTCGGTACATAGATGCTGGACATGTATCTGCCTATCTTCTTCATCAGAAAGTATTTAG GTCTACTATAGTAGAAGCGTTTGAGCGATCAATGAAAAAATATCCTATGCAAGTCAGCTGA
- the LOC126878122 gene encoding protein ABHD18 isoform X2, whose translation MPRSRLDAVYRSILLTKFFTKGWGSPHNLKRIFEFRRLLANRETCYKLIPRDYPVNITKDEEWSDCHIIEGCFESPFNKHLPDIMPYETITAHFQLVLPPKWHSHKVKPICLHLAGTGDHFFWRRRNLIAKPLLKESGIASLLLENPFYGSRKPQNQIRSCLHNVCDIFIMGGCLIMESIVLLNWCEQQGFGPLGLTGLSMGGHMASLAATNWPKPIPLIPCLSWSTASPVFTQGVMSASINWTLLENQYFENEQYQNDLAKMVKIIGKEDAFLAGQHFAQHYPSSMKRVNELNHMSDNTTEDVHTTTASETVINNKVHNDCDSQNQDNTLKNQVAEEKAARIFPLNILSNKFGFKDLNTLKGICLLPVPRHPLFSDCKWREREALQFMCGIMDECTHLKNFEVPVDTELIIAVCARNDAYVPRDNCMSLDKIWPGAEIRYIDAGHVSAYLLHQKVFRSTIVEAFERSMKKYPMQVS comes from the exons GTAGTCCTCACAATCTTAAAAG gATTTTTGAATTTAGAAGACTCCTTGCCAACAGAGAAACATGTTATAAACTTATACCCCGTGACTATCCAGTTAACATAACTAag gATGAAGAATGGTCAGATTGCCATATCATAGAAGGATGTTTTGAAAGTCCATTCAATAAACACCTCCCTGATATAATGCCTTATGAGACAATAACTGCACATTTCCAATTAGTACTACCACCAAAATGGCATTCCCATAAAGTAAAACCCATTTGTTTACATCTTGCTGGTACAGGAGATCAT TTCTTTTGGAGGAGAAGAAATCTAATTGCCAAACCACTACTAAAAGAATCAGGAATTGCATCTTTGTTATTGGAAAATCCATTTTATGGTTCAAGGAAACCACAGAATCAAAT ACGATCTTGTTTACATAATGTATGTGACATCTTTATCATGGGAGGGTGTTTAATAATGGAATCAATTGTTTTACTAAATTGGTGCGAGCAACAAGGTTTTGGACCTTTAGGATTGACAGGCTTATCAATGGGTGGTCAT ATGGCTTCATTAGCAGCGACTAACTGGCCGAAACCAATTCCATTAATCCCTTGCCTTTCATGGTCAACAGCATCACCAGTATTTACTCAAGGTGTAATGAGTGCTTCGATTAATTGGACGCTTTTAGAAAAccaatattttgaaaatgaaCAATATCAAAATGATCTTGCCAAAATGGTGAAAATTATTGGTAAAGAA GATGCGTTTTTAGCTGGCCAACATTTTGCACAGCATTATCCTTCAAGTATGAAAAGAGTTAATGAATTAAATCATATGTCTGACAATACTACCGAAGATGTACATACTACAACTGCCTCTGAAACTGTGATTAATAATAAAGTACATAACGACTGTGATTCGCAAAACCAAGACAATACTCTGAAGAATCAAGTTGCTGAGGAAAAAGCAGCAAGGATATTTCCTTTAAACATTTTATCAAACAAATTTGGATTTAAAGATTTAAATACACTTAAAG GTATTTGTTTGTTACCAGTTCCAAGACATCCGTTATTTTCGGATTGTAAATGGCGCGAACGAGAAGCATTGCAATTTATGTGCGGAATAATGGACGAATGTAcgcatttaaaaaattttgaagTGCCTGTTGATACTGAACTGATTATTGCTGTCTGTGCAAGGAATGATGCGTACGTCCCACGTGATAATTGTATGAGCTTGGATAAAATCTGGCCAGGAGCTGAAATTCGGTACATAGATGCTGGACATGTATCTGCCTATCTTCTTCATCAGAAAGTATTTAG GTCTACTATAGTAGAAGCGTTTGAGCGATCAATGAAAAAATATCCTATGCAAGTCAGCTGA